The Alphaproteobacteria bacterium genomic interval CGCTTTTTAGTGCTAACCGAGTAAAGCTCGGCGTGATGGCCTTTAATTGCTCCGGCGGTTCCACTGTCACGACCGCGCCGGAAGCCTGGCCGATGACCTGGAAGGACAATGTCGCGCTCGCGCAATTGTGCGACCGGGCGGCCTTCGAGGCGCTGTTCCCGGTCGGCCGGTGGAAGGGCTATGGCGGCGACAGCAATTTCAACCACCGCACGTTCGAAACCCTGACCTGGGCGGCGGGCCTGGGCGCGGTGACCGAGCGGATCGCGGTGTTGTCCACCGTGCACGTGCCGCTGATGCACCCGGTGGCGGTGGCCAAGCAGGCGGCCACCATCGACCACATCACCAATGGTCGCTTCGTCCTCAACATCGTCTGCGGTTGGTTCCGCGACGAGTTCGAGATGTTCGGGGCCGAATGGCGCGAGCACGACCGGCGCTATGAGTATGCCGCCGAATGGCTCGCCCTTTGCCGCAAGCTCTGGACCGCGACGGAGGAGTTCGACTGGCAGGGGGAATTCTTCCAGGGCAAGGGCCTCTGGAGCGAGCCGAAGCCGGTGCAAACGGGCGGCCCCGTGGTAATGAATGCCGGCTCCTCGCCCGTCGGCCAGCGGTTTTCCGCCACCCATTGCGATATGAATTTCGTCATGCTGCGCCAGAAGGACGAGGCGAGCGACCGCGCCCAGATCGCCCACCTGAAGGGCATGGCGGCGGAGAACGGCCGCGCCTCGCAATGCTGGATCCATGTCTATGTCGTCTGCCGCGAGACCGAGACGGAGGCGCGGGAGGCGCTGCACCGCTATGTCATCGACTATGGAGACAATGTGGCGGTGGCGAACATGCTTTCCACCTTCGGCATGGAGTCGGAGACATTGGAGCCGGCGGTGATGGAGGCGTTTCAATTCCATTTCAAGGCCGGCCTTGGCGGCTATCCGCTGGTCGGCACGCCGGAACAGATCGTCGACCGGATCGAGCGCCTGTCGGCCATGGGCGTGGACGGGCTGCTGATCTCGTGGCTGGATTATCTGGGCGAATGCCGCCAGTGGATCGACCGGGTGCTGCCGCTGATGGAGCAGGCGGGGCAGCGGCTGCCGGCGTGAGGGCGCCCTGTCCTTGAAACGGACCACCCGCCGCCGGGCGGTTGCGGGGCGGCGGGTGCCGGATGGAGAGGGCGAATGCCCCGGCGGTCAGCCGGCTTCGCGCTTTTCCAGAACCTCTTTGAAGATCGTCGCCGCCGTCATCGCCGTCGGCCAGCCGCTATAGAAGGCGAGATGGGTGATGACCTCCTTGATCTCGTCCACGGTCAGGCCGTTGTCGAGGGCGCGGTTCAGGTGGCCGACCATCTGCCGCTCCTTGCCAAGGGCGATCAGCGTGGCGACGACGATCAGCGAGCGGTCGCGCTTCGAGAGCTGCGGCCGTTCCCAGACGTCGCCGAACAGCACGTCTTCGGTGAGTTCGATCAGCTTGGGCGTGAAATTGCGGACCGCGTCGCGCGGGCTGGGTTGATTGGCCATGTCGGGGGTTTCCTTTTCGGTCGGGTGGACAAATCCCGAAATCAGCCTAACGCCCGAGGCTCCGATCCGTCCAGCGGCCTTGGCCCCGAGCCGGACAGCGCCGGTTGACAGCGCCAGCGGCGGGCGGCAAGGTGCGAATTGAAACGAACAGGGAACAAATGTGCGCAACCATGGCCGATCCCCGCCCCGGACAGATCCTGACCCGCGGCCTGCTCCGCGCCCTGCACCAGCAGGGCTGGGCCGCGATCAGCGAGGTGACGCTGGCCACCGGCCGCCGGGTCGACGCCATGGCCATCGACGGCAAGGGCGAGATCACCGTGGTCGAGGTGAAATCGTCGGTCGCCGACTTCCAGTCGGATGGCAAATGGCACGAATACCGCGACTTCTGCGACCGCTTTTTTTTCGCCGTCCCGACCGACTTCCCGCAGGACCTGTTGCCCGCCGATAGCGGCCTGTTCGTGGTGGACCCCTATGGCGGCGCGTTGATCCGACCGGCACCGGTGCACAAGCTCTCGGCGGCGCGGCGCAAAGCCCTGCTCATCACCTTCGCCGCACTGGCGAGCCGCCGCCTGCACGCGTTGGAAAGCGCGTCCTAGGCCTTGCGCTCCGGTTCGACGATGACCGTGCCGAGCTTGGTGCCGGCCTCCACCGCCTCGTGCGCCGCCACGATCCGGTCGAGCGGGAAGGCGTCGGCGACGCGATGGATGCGCTCGCCCTCGGCCAGCCAGCGGGTGATGTCGCGCTGGGCCGCCTGGCGCGCGGCCAGCGGCAGCACGTTCAGCACGAACGGCCGCAGCGTCGCGTTCCGGCCCATCAGCAGGCCGAACGGGATTTCCGGGTTGAGGTTGCCGTCGGAGGCATAGGCGGTCACCACGCCGTTCAGCTTCAGGCAGGCGAGCGTCGCTGGCAGGTTGCCGCCGAAATCCACGTCGACCACCCGGTCCACGCCCTCGCCATCGGTGAGGTCGAGCACGGCCCGGCCCACATCCTGCACGCGGTAGTTGACCGTGGCATCCGCACCGCCGGCCTCCGCCTCGGCGGCCTTTTCCGGGCCGCTGACGGTGGCGATCACGCGCGCGCCACCCCAGGCCGCCAGTTGCACCGCGTAATGGCCGACCGCGCCGGCACCGCCCGTGACCAGCACGGTCTTGCCCCGCACTGGCCCATCCGAGAACACGCCATAGTGGGCGGTCATGCACGGAATGCCGAGGCAGGCACCGGCGGCAAAGCTGACCTCGTCCGCCAGCGGCGTCACCAGCCCGACATCCAGGGCGATATACTCCGCCGCGGTGCCATGGGTGCGGCCGCCGCGCTGGCCGTTGTAGAGCCAGACGCGCCGGCCGAGCCAGTGCTCGCCGACGCCGGCGCCGACCTGGTCGACCACGCCGGCGCCGTCGCTGTTCGGAATGACCAGCGGCCCGTCCATGGCGGTGTAGCGGCCTTGCCCCAGCCGGCGTTTCACGTCGGCCGGGTTGACGCCGGAGGCGGCGAGCCTGACCCGCACCTCTCCCGGGCCGGCGGTGGGCGTGGGCTGCTCGCCCACCTGCAACACCCGGGCCGCGGGACCCAGGCGCTCGTACCAGGCAGCGCGCATCGGGCGTCAGTCCGTGCCGGGCATGGTGAAGTCGGTGGGCGTCATGGTGACGCTCGTCAGCCGCTCGACAATCGGCGCGTCGGCC includes:
- a CDS encoding carboxymuconolactone decarboxylase family protein; amino-acid sequence: MANQPSPRDAVRNFTPKLIELTEDVLFGDVWERPQLSKRDRSLIVVATLIALGKERQMVGHLNRALDNGLTVDEIKEVITHLAFYSGWPTAMTAATIFKEVLEKREAG
- a CDS encoding MmcB family DNA repair protein, whose protein sequence is MCATMADPRPGQILTRGLLRALHQQGWAAISEVTLATGRRVDAMAIDGKGEITVVEVKSSVADFQSDGKWHEYRDFCDRFFFAVPTDFPQDLLPADSGLFVVDPYGGALIRPAPVHKLSAARRKALLITFAALASRRLHALESAS
- a CDS encoding NADPH:quinone reductase; this translates as MRAAWYERLGPAARVLQVGEQPTPTAGPGEVRVRLAASGVNPADVKRRLGQGRYTAMDGPLVIPNSDGAGVVDQVGAGVGEHWLGRRVWLYNGQRGGRTHGTAAEYIALDVGLVTPLADEVSFAAGACLGIPCMTAHYGVFSDGPVRGKTVLVTGGAGAVGHYAVQLAAWGGARVIATVSGPEKAAEAEAGGADATVNYRVQDVGRAVLDLTDGEGVDRVVDVDFGGNLPATLACLKLNGVVTAYASDGNLNPEIPFGLLMGRNATLRPFVLNVLPLAARQAAQRDITRWLAEGERIHRVADAFPLDRIVAAHEAVEAGTKLGTVIVEPERKA
- a CDS encoding LLM class flavin-dependent oxidoreductase, which gives rise to LFSANRVKLGVMAFNCSGGSTVTTAPEAWPMTWKDNVALAQLCDRAAFEALFPVGRWKGYGGDSNFNHRTFETLTWAAGLGAVTERIAVLSTVHVPLMHPVAVAKQAATIDHITNGRFVLNIVCGWFRDEFEMFGAEWREHDRRYEYAAEWLALCRKLWTATEEFDWQGEFFQGKGLWSEPKPVQTGGPVVMNAGSSPVGQRFSATHCDMNFVMLRQKDEASDRAQIAHLKGMAAENGRASQCWIHVYVVCRETETEAREALHRYVIDYGDNVAVANMLSTFGMESETLEPAVMEAFQFHFKAGLGGYPLVGTPEQIVDRIERLSAMGVDGLLISWLDYLGECRQWIDRVLPLMEQAGQRLPA